The Microbacter sp. GSS18 genome has a segment encoding these proteins:
- a CDS encoding LysR family transcriptional regulator: protein MSRGSSGVTLQQLHYFVEVAAEGSISAAADVLYVAQPTMSAAMKDLETRVGRALLVRSARGVTLTADGAEFLGYARQVVEQVELLEQRYLGRPPSRRLLGVSAQHYSFAVDAFVRMVKAADAPEYEFALRETRTWDIIEDVRTLRSEIGILYRNDFNRKVIDKLLRDSGLAFHPLFRAEPHIFISRSNPLASRDRATLADLADLPRLTFDQGANNSFYFAEEILSTLSSKQEIRVSDRATIFNLMIGLGGYTISTGIISEELDPEIVAIPLEVDERIEIGWIGHAAIPLTEQAERYLAEVRAVVAGFGVEVLG from the coding sequence ATGTCTCGGGGATCGAGCGGCGTCACGCTGCAGCAACTCCACTACTTCGTCGAGGTCGCCGCGGAGGGGTCCATCTCCGCGGCCGCCGACGTCCTCTACGTCGCCCAGCCGACGATGTCCGCGGCGATGAAGGACCTCGAGACCCGGGTGGGCAGGGCGCTCCTGGTCCGCTCCGCCCGCGGCGTCACCCTCACCGCTGACGGTGCAGAGTTCCTCGGATACGCCAGGCAGGTGGTCGAGCAGGTGGAGCTGCTCGAGCAGCGCTACCTCGGCAGACCGCCGTCCAGGCGCCTGCTCGGAGTGTCGGCGCAGCACTACTCGTTCGCGGTCGACGCGTTCGTCCGGATGGTCAAGGCCGCGGATGCCCCCGAGTACGAGTTCGCGCTGCGTGAGACCCGCACGTGGGACATCATCGAGGACGTCCGGACGCTCCGCAGCGAGATCGGCATCCTGTACCGGAACGACTTCAACCGGAAGGTCATCGACAAGCTGCTCCGGGACTCCGGGCTGGCGTTCCACCCGCTCTTCCGCGCCGAGCCGCACATCTTCATCTCGCGGTCCAACCCCCTGGCCTCCCGAGATCGTGCGACTCTCGCCGATCTCGCCGATCTGCCGCGGCTCACCTTCGACCAGGGGGCGAACAACTCCTTCTACTTCGCCGAAGAGATCCTCTCGACCCTGTCGAGCAAGCAGGAGATCCGGGTCTCCGACCGCGCGACGATCTTCAACCTCATGATCGGACTCGGCGGCTACACCATCTCGACGGGCATCATCAGCGAGGAGCTCGACCCCGAGATCGTCGCCATCCCGCTCGAGGTCGACGAGCGCATCGAGATCGGCTGGATCGGCCACGCCGCGATCCCCCTCACCGAACAGGCCGAACGCTACCTCGCCGAAGTGCGGGCTGTCGTCGCCGGGTTCGGCGTGGAGGTGCTCGGCTGA
- a CDS encoding DUF1852 domain-containing protein, translated as MTDAFTFSFTTTRFDEDYSPSASSRITTNFANLARGEHRQQNLRNTLTMINRRFNDLAHWDNPTRERYAVELEIVSVQLEFTAEGTDQRFPLLEVLDTRIVDRHTGIRHQGIVGNNFSSYVRDFDFSVLLPAASGGGKPTVPHDFGDLHGKLFQHFLDSAEYRERFPASPVICISVSTSKTYRRTGNHHPILGVEYEQDAFSLTDEYFAKMGLQVRYFMPAGSVAPLAFYFRGDLLGDYSNLQLISTISTMETFQKIYRPEIYNANSAAADIYRPSLEAQDYSRTQIDYDRVERSQLAVQQGLYTKEHFIEPHRDVLEQWAAGYAARVA; from the coding sequence ATGACGGACGCGTTCACGTTCAGTTTCACCACCACCCGCTTCGACGAGGACTACTCGCCGTCGGCAAGCTCCCGGATCACGACGAACTTCGCCAACCTGGCCCGGGGCGAGCACCGTCAGCAGAACCTGCGCAACACCCTGACGATGATCAACCGTCGGTTCAACGACCTCGCGCACTGGGACAACCCCACCCGGGAGCGCTACGCCGTCGAACTCGAGATCGTCTCCGTGCAGCTGGAGTTCACCGCCGAAGGCACCGATCAGCGGTTCCCGCTGCTCGAGGTCCTCGACACCCGGATCGTCGACCGACACACCGGCATCCGCCACCAGGGGATCGTCGGGAACAACTTCTCGTCCTACGTCCGCGACTTCGACTTCAGCGTGCTGCTGCCGGCGGCGAGCGGCGGCGGCAAGCCCACCGTCCCCCACGACTTCGGCGATCTGCACGGCAAGCTCTTCCAGCACTTCCTCGACTCGGCGGAGTACCGGGAGCGCTTCCCGGCGTCGCCAGTGATCTGCATCAGCGTCTCGACGAGCAAGACGTACCGCCGGACCGGGAACCACCACCCGATCCTCGGCGTCGAGTACGAGCAGGACGCGTTCTCGCTCACCGATGAGTACTTCGCGAAGATGGGCCTGCAGGTCCGTTACTTCATGCCGGCCGGCAGCGTGGCGCCGCTCGCGTTCTACTTCCGCGGCGATCTGCTGGGCGACTACTCCAACCTTCAGCTCATCAGCACGATCAGCACGATGGAGACCTTCCAGAAGATCTACCGCCCCGAGATCTACAACGCGAACTCGGCCGCCGCCGACATCTACCGACCGAGCCTGGAAGCGCAGGACTACTCGCGGACCCAGATCGATTACGACCGTGTCGAGCGCAGTCAGCTCGCGGTCCAGCAGGGGCTGTACACGAAGGAGCACTTCATCGAGCCGCACAGGGACGTGCTCGAGCAGTGGGCCGCCGGCTACGCCGCCCGAGTCGCATGA
- a CDS encoding methionine synthase: MTAGESSTANTLLPTSIVGSLPKPSWLAEPEVLWSPWKLEGDALVEGKQDALRIAVQEQSRRGIDIVSDGEQTRQHFVTTFIEHLSGVDFDKRETVRIRDRYDASVPTVVGSVSRERPVFVEDARFLRASTDRPIKWALPGPMTMVDTLYDAHYRSREKLAWEFATILNQEAKELEAAGVDVIQFDEPSFNVFFDEVQDWGVAALERAAEGLRAETAVHICYGYGIKANTDWKATLGSQWRQYEESFPLLQRSAIDIVSLECHHSHVPMDLIELVRGKKVMLGAIDVANQAIETPEEVADTLRTALTFVDAENLIPSTNCGMAPFPRDVALKKLSALSAGTNIIREELDVEQH, encoded by the coding sequence ATGACCGCCGGGGAGTCGTCGACCGCGAACACGCTCCTGCCGACCTCGATCGTCGGCAGCCTGCCGAAGCCGTCGTGGCTCGCAGAGCCGGAGGTCCTCTGGTCTCCGTGGAAGCTGGAGGGTGATGCGCTGGTCGAGGGCAAGCAGGATGCGCTGCGGATCGCCGTCCAGGAGCAGAGCCGGCGCGGCATCGACATCGTCAGCGACGGGGAGCAGACCCGCCAGCATTTCGTCACGACGTTCATCGAGCATCTGAGCGGAGTCGATTTCGACAAGCGCGAGACCGTGCGCATCCGCGATCGCTACGACGCGAGCGTGCCGACCGTCGTCGGGTCGGTCAGTCGCGAGCGACCCGTGTTCGTCGAGGACGCGAGATTCCTCCGCGCCTCCACGGATCGGCCGATCAAGTGGGCCCTCCCCGGTCCGATGACGATGGTCGACACGCTCTACGACGCCCACTACCGAAGCCGCGAGAAGCTGGCGTGGGAGTTCGCGACCATCCTCAACCAGGAGGCGAAGGAACTCGAGGCGGCGGGTGTCGACGTCATCCAGTTCGACGAGCCCTCGTTCAACGTCTTCTTCGACGAGGTCCAGGACTGGGGTGTGGCCGCTCTGGAGAGGGCGGCAGAGGGACTGCGCGCCGAGACCGCCGTGCACATCTGCTACGGCTACGGCATCAAGGCGAACACCGACTGGAAGGCGACCCTCGGGTCGCAGTGGCGGCAGTACGAGGAGTCGTTCCCGCTCCTGCAGCGGTCCGCCATCGACATCGTCTCGCTGGAGTGCCACCACTCCCATGTCCCGATGGACCTCATCGAGCTCGTCCGCGGCAAGAAGGTCATGCTCGGGGCCATCGACGTGGCGAACCAGGCGATCGAGACCCCCGAGGAAGTCGCCGACACCCTCCGCACGGCGCTCACGTTCGTCGATGCAGAAAATCTCATCCCCAGCACGAATTGCGGAATGGCACCGTTCCCCCGAGACGTTGCACTGAAGAAGCTGAGCGCGCTCAGCGCGGGAACGAACATCATTCGTGAGGAGCTGGATGTTGAGCAGCATTGA
- a CDS encoding flavin reductase family protein, whose product MLSSIESDASAAVDPTGASQHGFSPSLSPDDFKALFRGHPGGVAVITADAGDGPVALTATSVSSVSAEPPLLIFSISALSSASDVLSRAETVVVHLLDAQDLEVAKLGATRGIDRFAETHRWSRLVTGEPVFRDVRAWVRCAVIDRMDAGTSTVIAAHALQSHIERDVHPGGPGDALVYHNRTWHRLGEDSRIED is encoded by the coding sequence ATGTTGAGCAGCATTGAGTCGGATGCCTCCGCCGCCGTCGACCCGACGGGGGCGTCACAGCACGGCTTCTCACCCTCCCTCTCCCCCGACGACTTCAAAGCCCTGTTCCGCGGGCACCCCGGAGGCGTCGCCGTCATCACGGCGGATGCGGGCGATGGGCCCGTCGCCCTCACGGCGACCTCGGTCTCGTCGGTGAGCGCCGAGCCGCCGCTGCTGATCTTCTCGATCTCGGCGCTGTCGTCGGCATCCGATGTCCTCTCGCGCGCCGAGACCGTCGTCGTGCATCTGCTCGACGCGCAGGACCTCGAGGTGGCGAAGCTCGGCGCGACCCGCGGCATCGACCGCTTCGCCGAGACGCACCGCTGGTCCCGCCTGGTCACCGGCGAGCCGGTCTTCCGCGACGTCCGCGCCTGGGTGCGCTGCGCGGTCATCGATCGCATGGATGCCGGGACCTCCACGGTCATCGCTGCTCACGCCCTCCAGTCGCACATCGAGCGCGATGTCCACCCGGGCGGACCCGGCGACGCGCTGGTCTATCACAACCGCACGTGGCACCGGCTGGGCGAGGACTCCCGCATCGAGGACTGA
- a CDS encoding YdeI/OmpD-associated family protein: protein MVATSAKPELRVDTVEEWERWLESDPGPDGVRLRLRKVASAKPGITYAEALDVALCFGWIDGQKLSVDADYFLQVFTPRRPRGVWSKVNIEHTARLIAAGRMRPAGQREIDRAKADGRWDAAYRQSDGEIPAELKAALDADPAIAAAFAAQSAQNRFAMAFRVGSLKRPESRAARVAEYVAMLARGETLH, encoded by the coding sequence ATGGTCGCCACATCTGCCAAGCCCGAGCTGCGCGTCGACACCGTCGAGGAGTGGGAGCGCTGGCTCGAGTCCGATCCCGGCCCCGACGGCGTGCGGCTGCGCCTGCGCAAGGTGGCGTCGGCCAAGCCGGGCATCACCTACGCCGAAGCCTTGGACGTCGCGCTGTGCTTCGGGTGGATCGACGGGCAGAAGCTGTCGGTGGACGCCGACTACTTCCTGCAGGTGTTCACCCCGCGCCGGCCGCGCGGCGTGTGGTCGAAGGTCAACATCGAGCACACCGCTCGCTTGATCGCGGCGGGGCGGATGCGGCCCGCCGGTCAGCGTGAGATCGACCGTGCCAAGGCGGACGGACGATGGGACGCCGCCTATCGCCAGAGCGACGGGGAGATCCCGGCCGAGCTCAAGGCGGCACTCGACGCCGATCCGGCGATCGCGGCGGCGTTCGCGGCGCAGTCGGCGCAGAACCGGTTCGCGATGGCGTTCCGTGTGGGCAGTCTCAAGCGGCCGGAGTCGCGTGCGGCCCGCGTCGCCGAGTATGTCGCCATGCTGGCGCGGGGCGAGACGCTCCACTGA
- a CDS encoding NAD(P)-dependent oxidoreductase has translation MRIAVTGSGGKLGRATVAVLAERGHDVIGFDVVGPAGFGFTRVDLTDYGQTLDALLGVTARHDGLDAIVHLAAIPVNGVVPDAATFQNNVAVSFNVMFAAHRAGIRTIVSASSITAMGFPFDEAPERLPVDETFTRAHNTYGLGKVVEEAMAAQLVGWGDGTSITALRFTNVVAPDEYDTFTRADDPTYRRDLVGSWVDARDGALAVALALEAAKPGFEVYNVAAPESGLSIPSRRLAEEWFPGTPMADDLGEFESLMSTRKIREQLGFRAQHDWRPAR, from the coding sequence ATGCGGATCGCAGTCACGGGCAGCGGCGGCAAGCTGGGGCGGGCGACGGTCGCGGTCCTCGCCGAGCGGGGGCACGACGTCATCGGGTTCGACGTGGTCGGACCGGCGGGATTCGGCTTCACTCGGGTGGATCTGACGGACTACGGGCAGACTCTGGACGCGCTCCTGGGTGTGACGGCGCGGCACGACGGGCTGGACGCGATCGTGCACCTGGCCGCGATCCCCGTGAACGGGGTCGTCCCCGACGCCGCGACCTTCCAGAACAACGTCGCGGTCTCGTTCAACGTCATGTTCGCCGCGCATCGAGCCGGCATCCGCACGATCGTGTCGGCGTCGAGCATCACGGCGATGGGCTTCCCGTTCGACGAGGCGCCCGAGCGCCTTCCCGTCGACGAGACGTTCACGCGCGCGCACAACACCTACGGGCTCGGCAAGGTCGTCGAGGAGGCGATGGCGGCGCAGCTCGTCGGCTGGGGCGACGGCACGTCGATCACGGCACTGCGGTTCACCAATGTCGTCGCGCCCGACGAGTACGACACGTTCACGCGCGCCGACGACCCGACCTACCGCCGGGACCTCGTCGGGTCGTGGGTCGACGCGCGCGACGGCGCCCTGGCCGTCGCTCTCGCGCTCGAGGCGGCCAAGCCCGGGTTCGAGGTCTACAACGTCGCGGCGCCGGAGTCCGGGCTGAGCATTCCGTCGCGCCGGCTGGCCGAGGAGTGGTTCCCCGGCACGCCCATGGCCGACGATCTCGGCGAGTTCGAGTCGCTCATGTCGACGCGGAAGATCCGCGAGCAGCTCGGCTTCCGCGCGCAGCACGACTGGCGCCCGGCGCGCTGA
- a CDS encoding trehalase family glycosidase: protein MTDRWRPLLADYVRTASEQMMREPSGILAHPYTVPSSPDSPYYSDTLWDWDSWFISVALGQVEADTGQEGRFASYEEGVLWNFLDHTDEDGVMPILLKPDGPLLHGDPGRAGGFSQNMHKPIVAQHAALLSRRRGGAEWIRDRMPALERFLERYLTSHVHEPTGLAYWQTDFAIGVDNDPSVYYRPDRSTASIYLNSLLYRELLAFAYLLEGLERVADANRWRGRAQDLADAVNTHCWDERDGTYYSADIALRDVDLDDWLHRGAPRSWSSVLLRVDNWSSFLPMWAGIASPEQAERMLERYRDRRTFHAAYGVRTLSKLEKMYNLRASNNPSNWLGPVWGISNYLVFRGLDKYGFADDARELAEATVALFGRDLETNGSLHEYYHPDTGEPIMTRGFQNWNFLVLNMIAHLEDRPAVWEY from the coding sequence ATGACGGATCGATGGAGACCGCTGCTCGCGGACTATGTGCGCACGGCCAGCGAGCAGATGATGCGGGAGCCGTCGGGGATCCTCGCGCACCCCTACACGGTTCCGAGCTCCCCGGACTCGCCGTACTACTCCGACACGCTGTGGGACTGGGACTCGTGGTTCATCTCCGTCGCGCTCGGCCAGGTCGAGGCCGACACGGGCCAGGAGGGGCGCTTCGCCTCCTACGAAGAGGGCGTGCTGTGGAACTTCCTCGACCACACCGACGAGGACGGCGTGATGCCGATCCTCCTCAAGCCCGACGGCCCGCTCCTGCACGGCGACCCCGGCCGAGCGGGCGGCTTCTCGCAGAACATGCACAAGCCGATCGTCGCGCAGCACGCCGCGCTGCTGTCGCGGCGCCGGGGCGGCGCCGAGTGGATCCGCGACCGGATGCCGGCGCTCGAGCGATTCCTGGAGCGCTACCTGACCAGTCACGTCCACGAGCCCACCGGTCTTGCGTACTGGCAGACCGACTTCGCCATCGGGGTCGACAACGACCCCTCGGTCTACTACCGACCTGATCGCAGCACGGCCTCGATCTACCTGAACTCGCTCCTGTACCGCGAGCTGCTCGCGTTCGCGTACCTGCTCGAGGGTCTCGAGCGCGTCGCCGACGCCAACCGATGGCGGGGACGCGCACAGGATCTCGCGGACGCCGTCAACACGCACTGCTGGGACGAGCGGGACGGCACGTACTACTCCGCCGACATCGCTCTGCGCGACGTCGACCTCGACGACTGGCTGCACCGAGGCGCACCGCGGTCGTGGTCCTCGGTGCTGCTGCGGGTCGACAACTGGTCGAGCTTCCTGCCGATGTGGGCGGGCATCGCGTCGCCCGAGCAGGCCGAGCGGATGCTGGAGCGCTACCGCGACCGTCGCACGTTCCACGCCGCGTACGGCGTACGCACCCTCTCGAAGCTCGAGAAGATGTACAACCTGCGCGCCTCGAACAACCCCTCGAACTGGCTCGGTCCGGTGTGGGGCATCAGCAACTACCTCGTCTTCCGAGGCCTGGACAAGTACGGCTTCGCCGACGACGCGCGCGAGCTCGCCGAGGCCACCGTGGCACTGTTCGGACGGGATCTCGAGACGAACGGATCACTGCACGAGTACTACCACCCCGACACCGGCGAGCCGATCATGACGCGGGGCTTCCAGAACTGGAACTTCCTCGTCCTGAACATGATCGCCCACCTCGAGGACCGCCCCGCGGTCTGGGAGTACTGA
- a CDS encoding substrate-binding domain-containing protein yields the protein MARVGIREVAIHADVAVGTVSNYLNHPERLSPEKAERIRQAIEVLGFVRSNAARQLRLGVSTVIGYIAPDVSNPYFAEIAESVERRATERGVSVFLANSHRSRDREDAYLQVFEQHQVQGLLVSSHLPIEERLAQVRRRGTPSVLVGQRASSPEQPSVSLDDVSGGRQAMQHLIDIGCRRIAFVGGPLMVPQVADRLTGAGEAARASGVVTLEVIDMGDRTVRGGHEVGEALMARPPEMRPDGIFAVNDLLALGLMQVLVLGGVSVPQDVAIVGYDDNEFAEASLIPLSTVRGRHELFGVAVVDVLFDAIEGAAIDDPHRMFDPTLVPRASTQGFQPR from the coding sequence ATGGCCAGGGTCGGCATCCGTGAAGTCGCGATCCATGCCGACGTCGCCGTCGGCACGGTCTCCAACTACCTCAACCACCCCGAGCGGCTCTCGCCCGAGAAGGCGGAGCGCATCCGCCAGGCGATCGAGGTGCTGGGATTCGTCCGCAGCAACGCCGCGCGCCAGCTGCGACTCGGAGTGAGCACGGTGATCGGCTACATCGCCCCGGACGTGAGCAACCCGTACTTCGCCGAGATCGCCGAGAGCGTCGAGCGCCGCGCGACCGAACGCGGCGTCTCGGTGTTCCTCGCCAACTCGCACCGCAGCCGGGATCGCGAAGACGCGTACCTGCAGGTCTTCGAGCAGCACCAGGTGCAGGGGCTGCTGGTCTCGTCGCACCTGCCGATCGAGGAGCGCCTCGCCCAGGTGCGGCGGCGTGGGACGCCGTCGGTGCTGGTCGGCCAGCGCGCGAGCTCGCCCGAGCAGCCGTCGGTGTCGCTCGACGACGTGTCCGGCGGGCGGCAGGCCATGCAGCACCTCATCGACATCGGATGCCGGCGCATCGCGTTCGTCGGGGGGCCGCTCATGGTCCCCCAGGTCGCCGACCGTCTCACCGGGGCCGGCGAGGCGGCTCGGGCATCCGGGGTCGTGACGCTCGAGGTGATCGACATGGGCGACCGCACCGTCCGCGGTGGCCACGAGGTCGGCGAGGCGCTGATGGCGCGCCCGCCCGAGATGCGCCCCGACGGCATCTTCGCCGTCAACGACCTCCTCGCCCTCGGCCTGATGCAGGTGCTGGTGCTGGGCGGCGTTTCGGTGCCTCAGGACGTGGCGATCGTCGGGTACGACGACAACGAGTTCGCCGAGGCCTCGCTCATCCCGCTGTCGACCGTCCGCGGGCGGCACGAGCTGTTCGGAGTGGCCGTCGTCGACGTCCTGTTCGACGCCATCGAGGGTGCGGCGATCGACGATCCGCACCGGATGTTCGATCCGACGCTCGTCCCGCGCGCCAGCACGCAGGGGTTCCAGCCCCGCTGA
- a CDS encoding glycoside hydrolase family 3 N-terminal domain-containing protein, producing the protein MNHETSQSDHEADRGQPGAIDALIATLDLETKLAQLVGLWAGARADDGVAPMQDRMLESARRFEEASGRGLGQLTRHWGTVPLGVADGLAALRAQQSDLSERIGIRAVVHEECLTGVLAWGATTYPTPLAWGAAFDPDLVEEMARRIGADLRALGVHQGLAPVVDVVRDARWGRVEECISEDPLVVGLIGAAYVRGLEAEGRVATLKHFAGYSGSRGGRNHAPVSVGLRELADVYLPPFERALAAGARSVMNSYADLDGVPAAASAELLTGVLRDGWGFEGTVVADYFAVTFLETMHAVAGSAGEAAAIALNAGIDVELPTGSAYLAPLADAVRRGDVDERVVDRALRRVLSQKSELGLIGPAPGEEGDLEVDLDAPGNRALARGVAQESVILLANDGVLPLDDARVGRLAVIGPNADRFGAVFGCYSFVKHVLSRHPGVDARVEAPTTAQALAALWPHDVVTEAGCEVTGEDRSGFAAAARAAASADVAVLVLGDESGMFGAGTSGEGCDRQDLALPGVQEELLTSVVDTGTPVVLVLITGRPHALGAVVERCAAVVQAFLPGQEGGRAIADVLTGRVNPSGRLPVQVPYPDGPQPAGYLHPRLGGASEVSSADPSPRYPFGFGLSYTSFDHGTPSVETAQVPVDGTIALELTVRNTGSRRGADVLQLYATDEVAQVVRPVRQLVAFRRLELEPGEEQAWRVEIPAAALAFTGLAGTRIVEPGRVTLTRASHADDPGDAVAIDLVGGVRAVGGVADEPRWRRIDRVADASG; encoded by the coding sequence GTGAATCATGAAACGTCACAATCTGATCACGAGGCTGATCGCGGTCAGCCCGGAGCGATCGACGCGCTGATCGCCACGCTGGATCTCGAGACCAAGCTCGCCCAGCTCGTCGGACTGTGGGCCGGCGCGCGCGCCGATGACGGCGTGGCCCCGATGCAGGACCGGATGCTGGAGTCCGCCCGGCGTTTCGAGGAGGCGAGCGGTCGGGGCCTGGGTCAGCTGACGCGGCACTGGGGGACCGTGCCTCTGGGTGTCGCGGACGGGCTGGCGGCGCTGCGGGCGCAGCAGAGCGACCTGTCCGAGAGGATCGGGATCCGTGCCGTGGTGCACGAGGAGTGCCTCACCGGGGTGCTCGCGTGGGGTGCGACGACCTACCCGACGCCGCTCGCGTGGGGTGCCGCGTTCGATCCCGACCTGGTCGAGGAGATGGCCCGGCGGATCGGCGCCGATCTTCGCGCCCTGGGTGTTCATCAGGGGCTCGCCCCGGTGGTCGATGTGGTCCGCGATGCGCGCTGGGGTCGTGTCGAGGAGTGCATCTCGGAGGATCCGCTCGTGGTCGGGCTGATCGGCGCGGCATACGTGCGCGGGCTCGAAGCCGAGGGCCGGGTCGCGACGCTCAAGCACTTCGCGGGCTACTCCGGGTCGCGGGGCGGGCGCAATCACGCCCCGGTCTCGGTGGGCCTGCGCGAGCTCGCGGACGTCTATCTGCCCCCGTTCGAGCGTGCGCTGGCCGCCGGGGCGAGATCCGTCATGAACTCGTACGCCGACCTCGACGGTGTGCCCGCCGCGGCGTCGGCCGAACTGCTCACCGGAGTGCTGCGCGACGGGTGGGGTTTCGAGGGCACCGTGGTCGCGGACTACTTCGCCGTGACCTTCCTCGAGACGATGCACGCCGTGGCGGGGTCGGCCGGCGAGGCGGCCGCGATCGCCCTGAACGCAGGCATCGATGTCGAGCTGCCGACGGGCTCGGCCTACCTCGCGCCCCTCGCCGACGCGGTGCGCCGAGGCGACGTCGACGAGCGGGTCGTGGATCGCGCGCTGCGTCGCGTGCTGAGCCAGAAGAGCGAGCTGGGGCTGATCGGGCCCGCGCCGGGAGAGGAGGGCGACCTCGAGGTCGACCTCGACGCGCCGGGCAATCGCGCCCTCGCGAGGGGTGTCGCACAGGAGTCCGTCATCCTGCTCGCCAACGACGGTGTGCTGCCGCTGGACGACGCCCGCGTGGGCCGCCTTGCCGTGATCGGCCCGAACGCCGATCGGTTCGGCGCGGTGTTCGGGTGCTACTCGTTCGTCAAGCACGTGCTGTCGCGCCATCCGGGGGTCGATGCGCGCGTCGAGGCCCCCACGACGGCGCAGGCGCTGGCGGCACTCTGGCCGCACGACGTCGTCACCGAGGCCGGCTGCGAGGTGACCGGAGAAGACCGCTCCGGATTCGCCGCGGCCGCGCGGGCCGCGGCATCCGCCGACGTCGCCGTCCTGGTGCTCGGCGACGAGTCGGGGATGTTCGGCGCGGGCACGTCGGGCGAGGGATGCGATCGACAGGACCTGGCGCTGCCCGGCGTGCAGGAGGAGCTGCTGACCTCGGTCGTCGACACGGGGACCCCGGTCGTGCTCGTCCTCATCACGGGGCGGCCCCATGCTCTGGGTGCGGTCGTCGAGCGCTGTGCGGCGGTCGTCCAGGCCTTCCTCCCGGGGCAGGAGGGCGGGCGCGCGATCGCCGACGTGCTCACCGGCCGGGTGAACCCGTCCGGGCGGCTCCCGGTGCAGGTACCGTACCCGGACGGCCCGCAGCCCGCCGGCTATCTGCATCCGCGTCTGGGCGGTGCATCCGAGGTCAGCAGCGCCGACCCCTCGCCCCGCTACCCATTCGGGTTCGGACTGTCGTACACGTCCTTCGACCACGGCACCCCGAGCGTCGAGACCGCGCAGGTGCCGGTCGACGGCACGATCGCGCTCGAGCTGACCGTGCGCAACACCGGCTCGCGCCGTGGCGCCGACGTCCTGCAGCTCTACGCCACCGACGAGGTCGCGCAGGTCGTGCGTCCGGTGCGTCAGCTGGTCGCGTTCCGCCGCCTCGAATTGGAGCCGGGGGAGGAGCAGGCGTGGCGCGTCGAGATCCCGGCGGCAGCGCTCGCGTTCACGGGCCTCGCCGGCACCAGGATCGTCGAGCCGGGACGCGTGACCCTCACGCGGGCCTCGCACGCGGACGATCCGGGCGATGCTGTCGCGATCGACCTGGTCGGCGGCGTTCGCGCGGTCGGCGGCGTGGCGGACGAGCCGCGGTGGCGCCGCATCGACCGCGTCGCGGATGCGTCGGGGTGA